The Prevotella sp. oral taxon 299 str. F0039 genome has a segment encoding these proteins:
- a CDS encoding exodeoxyribonuclease III has protein sequence MKFISWNVNGLRASVTKGFEDIFKTLDADFFCLQETKMQAGQLDLQFEGYESYWNYADKKGYSGTAIYTKHSPLSVQYGIGIDQHDHEGRVVTLEFEQFYLVTVYTPNSQDELKRLDYRMEWERDFQAYLVKLDASKPVVVCGDMNVAHQEIDLKNPKTNRRNAGFTDEEREKMTNLLDNGFIDTFRYLYPEEVTYSWWSYRFKAREKNTGWRIDYFLISERLKSNLTDAKIHTDIFGSDHCPVELDLTF, from the coding sequence ATGAAATTTATTTCATGGAATGTAAATGGCTTAAGAGCCAGCGTAACAAAAGGATTTGAAGATATTTTTAAAACCCTTGATGCAGACTTTTTCTGCTTGCAAGAAACAAAAATGCAGGCAGGACAGCTCGATTTGCAGTTCGAAGGATATGAGTCTTACTGGAATTATGCCGATAAAAAAGGCTATTCTGGTACAGCAATATACACCAAACACAGCCCATTAAGTGTGCAATATGGTATTGGTATCGATCAACACGACCACGAAGGGCGTGTTGTTACTCTTGAGTTTGAACAGTTTTATCTAGTAACTGTTTATACACCTAACTCGCAAGATGAGTTGAAACGTCTAGACTATAGAATGGAGTGGGAGAGAGATTTTCAGGCATACTTAGTCAAACTAGATGCAAGTAAGCCAGTTGTGGTGTGTGGAGATATGAATGTTGCTCACCAAGAAATAGACTTGAAGAACCCTAAAACCAATAGACGTAATGCAGGATTCACAGACGAAGAACGTGAAAAAATGACCAATTTGCTTGATAATGGTTTTATTGATACATTTAGATATCTATACCCCGAAGAGGTAACTTATAGCTGGTGGTCGTATAGATTCAAAGCAAGAGAGAAGAATACAGGCTGGCGCATTGATTATTTCCTTATCTCAGAACGATTGAAGAGTAATCTTACCGATGCAAAGATACATACAGATATCTTTGGAAGTGACCATTGTCCTGTTGAATTAGATCTTACTTTTTGA